TACTCCTTAGCGGTTCGGCCTGCCGGATGATGTATGTATGGGTCCGGCCCACCTACTTATGGCTGTGCAGGTGCGGGTGTCTCCCGTCCTTGCTTGAACAGAGATTAATGGGGCTGGCCTCACAGGAGTCTTACGATTCCGGGGTCGTCCGGCTCTGCCTCAGGGTTAAGATGATGCTGCTCAGAGGCCGTTGTCATCGGCTTTTCTGTTGAATCGTTTGCCTTACTGCAGCTTTGTAAGACTTTCTCTCCCTGCACCCCTGGCAAGCTGTGGATGCTATGCTGCGCGTCAGTTCGGCCCGGGCTTGCTCATCTGCAGAAGGCTTACGGCGAATGGGACGGCTTTTTCGAGTCCCCACCCTGCTGGTCATTTCAATCAACCCCCGCCGCCCTCGTGCCGCAGCGGCCACCCCAGGCCGCGCCGATGAGGCTGCTTCCGGGAAGGAGAGGTACCCCTTTGGAACTCACGCCGCGCGTTCCACCGCACAGCAATGATGCCGAGATCAGCGTCCTGGGCAGCGTTCTGCTCGACAACGACACCCTGTCGCAACTGGGCGACACGGTGGCTCCAGAAATGTTCTACCGCGAGGGCCACCGCAAGATCTTTGCTGCCATGCGCACGCTGCAGGAGCGCGGCGAGCCGGTCGATCTGGTCACGCTCAGCGAGGATCTGCGCGGCAAGGGCCAGCTGGACGAGGTGGGCGGACTGACCTACCTGATCGGCCTGTCGGATCAGGTGCCCACCGCCGCCTACGCCGAACACTACGCGCGCATCGTGGGCGAGAAACACACCCTGCGTCAGCTGATCAGCGCGTCGGGCAAGGCCATGCAGCTGGCGTACGACGCCCAGCTTCCGCTGGAAGACCTGCTTGACCGCGCCGAGAAGATGATCTTCGAGGTCGCCGAGCACAAGAAGAAGGGCGAGGCGTCCCAGGCGATGGGAGAGGTCGTTCACGACACCTTCGAGTACATCACGCTGCTGCACCAGAACAAGGGCATCCCGGACGGCGTCAGCAGCGGCTTCAAGGACCTCGACGAGCAGATCTCGGGCCTGCAGAAGGGCAGCCTGAACGTGCTGGCGGCGCGGCCCTCGATGGGCAAGACGGCCTTTGCGCTGTCCATCGCCCAGAACGTGGCGCTGCGCGGTGAGAAAACGGTCGCGGTCTTCAGCCTGGAAATGCCCAGCGTGCAGCTGGCCCTGCGCATGCTGTGCAGCGAAGCGCGGGTGGACATGAACCGCATCCGCAGCGGGCAGCTCAACGAGCGGGATTTCGAGCGGCTGGCACACGCGGCGGGCCGCCTGGCAGAGGCGCCGATGGTCATCGACGACGAGCCGGACCTGACCCTCAACGGGCTGCGCAGCAAATTGCGGCGCATGGCCGCTCAGCACGGACAGCTGGGCCTGGTGGTCATCGACTACCTGCAGCTGATGTCGGGGGGCAAGAGCTCGGGTGGCAGCGACAACCGCCAGCAGGAAATCAGCACCATCTCGCGCGGTCTCAAGGGTCTGGCCCGCGAGATGGAAGTGCCGATCATCGTGCTGAGTCAGCTCAGCCGCGCGGTGGAGCAGCGGCCCAACCACCGTCCCATGCTCAGCGACCTGCGAGAATCCGGCGCGATCGAGCAGGACGCCGACATCGTGATGTTCATCTACCGCGACGAGTACTACAACAAGGAAACCGATCAGCAGGGCATTGCTGAGATCATCATCGGCAAGCAGCGCAACGGTCCCGTGGGCACGGTCCGGCTGCAGTTCCACAGCTCGCATGTTCGCTTCAACGACCTGGCCCCGGAGGGTGTGTAATGACCGGTGACGGCGTCAAGAATGCGGGGGCAGGCGGACAGCGGCGGCGGCGGCGGCGGCGCAGCCCCAATACGGGATCGGCGCAGCTCAAGCCCGGACAGGTAACGAACACGGTGGCGGTGCCCACGCCCGCCGCGCCCAGCAAGCGTGGACAGAAGCGCCCGCTGGCCGATCCGCGCATCGCGGTGGGCTGCATCGTGCTGCGCGGCGACGAGATCCTGCTCGTGCGCGAGCGGGGCCGCTGGTCGCTGCCCAAGGGCGGTCTGGAATCCGGCGAACTCGTGCAGGACGGCGCGCGCCGCGAGACCTTCGAGGAAACCGGGCTGGTCGTGGAACTGCGGGATCTGGCCTTTATCGTGGAGTTCAAGGCGCAGACCTGGGGACACCACCTGCAGTTCTTCTACACAGGCCGTGAAGCGGGCGGCAAGCTGGAACCGCGCGACCCCGACCGCGACGTGCAGGAGGCCCGCTTCGTGCCCATCCGGCAGCTGCGCGAGTTCATCCGCTTCCGCCCGCGGCTGGTCGCCCTGGAAACCTGGCTGCGCGAGCGCCGTCCCCGTCACTTCGTCTTCAACCTGGACAAGGAACCCGCCATGCTGCGCAAGCGCCGCCGGGTGGGCGAGCCGGGCGTGACGGTCAACGACACCGAACTGACTGACGAACCGGATTTGTAGGTCCGGAAGAACTGGAACCGGGCAGGATGGCCTGGACCCGGTGCCCGCGCGGGTGGGCGGCATTTGACAGCCGGATCCGTTCTGCTATCATCAGAATATGAAGCGTCTGTTACGCAAGGAAGCCGACCCGTATCCGGCCAGCGGACGCGGATACGCACATGTCTGTCCCGACTGTGGACTGCCCCTGACCCTGCACGATCTGCGCGATGGAGATCAGGCGTACTGGTGTCACGCCTGCAACAAGGGCCACCGCGCGGGTGATCCGCCGCTGGAAGCCCTCAAGCCGTTGCCTCAGGCCGGGTAGCTCCGAAAAGGAGAAGGGCCGGCGCTATGCTGGAAGCAATGACACACCCTTCCTCCCCCCAGACCCGTGCGCCCGGGCCGTTCAGCGAGGTGCTGGCCGGGCAGGTGATCGCCGTGACCGGAGCCGACTCGGGCTACGGCAAGAGCATCAGCGCCGCGCTGGCCCGCATCGGGGCGAGCGTCGTGCTGATCGGGAACAACAGCGAGACCCTGGCGGCCTCGGCGAGCGCCCTGGAACACTCGGGCGGCCACACCATTCCGATCAAGGCAGATGTGGGGGTGCCGCTGGACTGGCTAAGCGCACAGAACCGCATCCTGGAAATCTTCGGCGTGCTGCACGGCATCGTGCATCTGGCCGACAAGCGCACGTCGGCCAGTTTCACGATGCTCAGCGAGAACGAATGGATGGAACTGTTCAACAGCAACGTCAAGAGCAGCGTCGCCATCGCGCAGATCCTGGCCCGCCGCCTGCCCGATACCTGGCTGACCATCGTCGGCCCGCACACCGATGAGCCGGGGCTGCAGGCCCACCCGCAACGCGGCGCGCTGCGCGGCCTGGTTGAGGCGGG
The nucleotide sequence above comes from Deinococcus aerophilus. Encoded proteins:
- the dnaB gene encoding replicative DNA helicase translates to MELTPRVPPHSNDAEISVLGSVLLDNDTLSQLGDTVAPEMFYREGHRKIFAAMRTLQERGEPVDLVTLSEDLRGKGQLDEVGGLTYLIGLSDQVPTAAYAEHYARIVGEKHTLRQLISASGKAMQLAYDAQLPLEDLLDRAEKMIFEVAEHKKKGEASQAMGEVVHDTFEYITLLHQNKGIPDGVSSGFKDLDEQISGLQKGSLNVLAARPSMGKTAFALSIAQNVALRGEKTVAVFSLEMPSVQLALRMLCSEARVDMNRIRSGQLNERDFERLAHAAGRLAEAPMVIDDEPDLTLNGLRSKLRRMAAQHGQLGLVVIDYLQLMSGGKSSGGSDNRQQEISTISRGLKGLAREMEVPIIVLSQLSRAVEQRPNHRPMLSDLRESGAIEQDADIVMFIYRDEYYNKETDQQGIAEIIIGKQRNGPVGTVRLQFHSSHVRFNDLAPEGV
- a CDS encoding NUDIX domain-containing protein, with the translated sequence MTGDGVKNAGAGGQRRRRRRRSPNTGSAQLKPGQVTNTVAVPTPAAPSKRGQKRPLADPRIAVGCIVLRGDEILLVRERGRWSLPKGGLESGELVQDGARRETFEETGLVVELRDLAFIVEFKAQTWGHHLQFFYTGREAGGKLEPRDPDRDVQEARFVPIRQLREFIRFRPRLVALETWLRERRPRHFVFNLDKEPAMLRKRRRVGEPGVTVNDTELTDEPDL
- a CDS encoding SDR family NAD(P)-dependent oxidoreductase is translated as MTHPSSPQTRAPGPFSEVLAGQVIAVTGADSGYGKSISAALARIGASVVLIGNNSETLAASASALEHSGGHTIPIKADVGVPLDWLSAQNRILEIFGVLHGIVHLADKRTSASFTMLSENEWMELFNSNVKSSVAIAQILARRLPDTWLTIVGPHTDEPGLQAHPQRGALRGLVEAGAREDLRLNLLLPSRASSGDEALDRPLADVVLALATPRMRHLRGNVMDVPLAPAPKVRLPEVPVFGAPVL